The following are encoded together in the Vigna unguiculata cultivar IT97K-499-35 chromosome 2, ASM411807v1, whole genome shotgun sequence genome:
- the LOC114167208 gene encoding uncharacterized protein LOC114167208, translated as MGIREDLWPDDNGRYHLALFSLTRDTKKLFLKTLKNVIVPDGYSSNISRCVDEVQQKIFGLKSHDCHIIMEQLLPLAIRNLLPNHVTATLVEFCSFFKVLCSKSLNPQELEMLQDRIVLTLCHLEMLFPPSFFTVMVHLTVHLVEEAKLGGPVHYRYMYPIERELGHLKTFVRNKAKPEGFIAEGYLAEESLTFCSRYIEDIETRFNRPRRVCDKTGDNEPFLSSIFPQGGKPVGGSSNFTLTQMQKLQAHRYVLLNCAVVTPFVE; from the exons ATGGGCATAAGAGAGGATCTTTGGCCAGATGATAATGGAAGATATCACCTTGCTTTGTTTTCACTAACTCGTGATACCAAAAAGTTGTTTCTCAAaactttgaaaaatgtcataGTACCGGATGGTTACTCAAGTAACATTTCTAGATGTGTTGATGAGgtgcaacaaaaaatatttgggCTAAAAAGTCACGATTGCCATATTATTATGGAGCAATTACTACCGCTGGCAATACGTAATTTGTTACCAAACCATGTCACTGCAACCTTGGTGGAGTTTTGCTCATTTTTTAAAGTCCTTTGTAGTAAAAGTTTAAATCCACAAGAACTTGAAATGCTTCAAGATCGCATTGTGCTAACACTTTGCCACTTAGAGATGTTATTCCCACCATCATTCTTCACGGTTATGGTTCATTTAACTGTCCATCTGGTAGAGGAAGCAAAACTTGGAGGTCCAGTTCATTATCGATATATGTATCCTATAGAAAG GGAATTAGGTCATTTAAAGACCTTTGTACGAAACAAGGCAAAACCAGAAGGTTTTATAGCTGAGGGATACTTAGCTGAAGAGTCTCTTACCTTTTGTTCTAGATACATTGAAGATATAGAGACAAGGTTCAATAGACCAAGGCGTGTTTGTGATAAAACAGGTGATAATGAGCCTTTTCTGTCATCTATCTTCCCACAAGGTGGGAAGCCAGTAGGAGGTTCCTCGAATTTTACTTTAACTCAGATGCAAAAACTACAAGCCCATCGATATGTGCTTTTAAATTGTGCAGTAGTCACACCATTTGTTGAGTGA
- the LOC114167233 gene encoding DNA-directed RNA polymerase V subunit 1-like: MHPDFWGFLEKYGYRYEGDHTRALLPCEAMEIIKRIPIETKRKLAGKGYFPQDGYVLKYLPVPPNCLSVPEVSDGVSVMSSVRK, from the exons ATGCATCCTGATTTTTGgggttttttagaaaaatatggcTATCGCTATGAGGGTGATCATACTCGAGCCTTACTTCCTTGTGAG GCAATGGAAATTATTAAGAGAATCCCAATAGAAACCAAAAGAAAGCTTGCTGGAAAAGGGTATTTTCCTCAAGATGGATATGTTTTGAAGTATCTTCCAGTGCCACCTAATTGCTTGTCAGTACCAGAAGTTTCAGATGGCGTTAGTGTCATGTCTTCGGTGAGAAAATGA
- the LOC114167221 gene encoding uncharacterized protein LOC114167221, translating to MSRRRHEMFLETGQLPSRGKLYIDTHKRKDGSFVNDAAKAISEQIEVGLTQSTNDESEVSPNDVVGKVLGPEHFGRVRCMGLGAAPTNSFRNTRFRLSDLSIASSNAATSSTSSNQWQQKYTNLESQIQTTLGALKAYMIMKEGKIPDELTAFFDPQPQQTGDANEPESSMGTRGSSGGSNI from the exons ATGTCAAGAAGAAGACATGAGATG tttttggaaACTGGACAATTGCCTAGTCGAGGAAAGTTATACATTGATACTCATAAAAGAAAGGATGGATCATTTGTAAATGATGCGGCAAAGGCTATATCG GAACAAATTGAAGTGGGTTTGACTCAAAGCACTAATGATGAATCAGAGGTTTCCCCTAATGATGTTGTTGGTAAAGTGTTAGGCCCAGAGCATTTTGGGAGGGTGCGATGCATGGGTTTAGGAGCAGCTCCTACTAACTCATTTAGAAATACAAGATTTCGACTTTCGGATTTAAGCATTGCTTCATCTAATGCTGCCACATCATCAACATCTTCTAATCAGTGGCAACAGAAGTACACTAATTTAGAATCCCAAATTCAAACCACCTTGGGTGCACTAAAAGCCTACATGATAATGAAGGAAGGAAAGATCCCTGATGAATTAACTGCCTTCTTTGATCCTCAACCACAA cAAACCGGTGATGCAAATGAGCCTGAGTCTTCTATGGGTACAAGAGGATCATCAGGTGGTAGCAACATTTAG